The Acidianus manzaensis genome has a window encoding:
- the csx7 gene encoding CRISPR-associated RAMP protein Csx7: MSDCYDLDRIVSTTRIEGILRNETPLRIGSGRAQVFTSLTDNPVLTLGDKPVIPGSTLKGVLRSLAEAYMRSQETNKGENNEGENNVIYKVYDLKEREEPSCKEVNNKRIYCIPCILFGFHDISSRVFLFDAVIEGNYSISMRTMVTINRVFGGQHAGHLYTLDFVDPGASFKFNMIINNLDIINGEKEEWKNKAVEVMRYLLKTLVNDGVFVGGRKSVGYGLVKLVEGRVSFRTLSSSSEKDLKELISSW, from the coding sequence ATGTCAGATTGTTATGATTTGGATAGGATAGTTTCGACTACGAGGATTGAAGGTATTCTTAGGAATGAGACTCCGCTGAGGATTGGTTCAGGGAGGGCTCAAGTGTTTACTTCGCTGACTGATAACCCTGTATTAACTCTGGGAGATAAGCCTGTTATTCCTGGGTCAACTCTGAAGGGAGTTTTGCGTAGTTTGGCTGAGGCTTATATGAGGAGTCAGGAAACGAATAAGGGAGAAAATAATGAGGGAGAAAATAATGTAATTTACAAGGTTTATGATCTTAAAGAAAGGGAGGAGCCAAGTTGTAAGGAAGTTAATAATAAGAGGATTTACTGTATTCCTTGTATTCTTTTTGGTTTTCACGATATTTCGTCTAGGGTTTTCTTATTTGACGCTGTGATTGAGGGTAATTATTCAATTTCTATGCGTACTATGGTTACAATAAATAGGGTTTTTGGAGGTCAACACGCTGGTCATTTATATACTTTGGATTTTGTAGATCCTGGAGCTTCTTTTAAATTTAACATGATAATAAATAATTTAGATATAATAAATGGAGAAAAAGAAGAATGGAAGAATAAGGCTGTGGAGGTTATGCGTTATCTTTTGAAGACTTTAGTTAACGATGGCGTATTCGTGGGAGGAAGGAAAAGTGTGGGTTATGGTTTGGTTAAATTGGTGGAAGGTAGGGTTTCTTTTCGTACTCTTTCGTCAAGTTCTGAAAAGGATTTGAAGGAGTTGATTTCGTCATGGTAG